The following DNA comes from Sinorhizobium mexicanum.
GTGGCGACTGGGTGCTGATCGACACCGGCGATGTGATCGTTCACATCTTCCGGCCGGAGATCCGGGAGTTCTACAACATCGAAAAGATGTGGGCGGCTCCGGAAATCGAGGACGGTACCCTGCACTGAGACGCGCCGTAGCGCCGGTGTCGAATGGAAATGCGGCTGTCATCGCCCGGCCGGGCTGATGGCAGCAAGAGTGATTTTGCCAGTCGTTTCGCAGGATCGGTCTGGCACCGGTGGGGATGATCGAGTCGTGCGTATCGGACTTTTCGCAGTCGGCCGCCTGAAGGCGGGGCCGGAAAAGGACCTTGCGAGCCGTTATCTCGACCGCTTCGCCAAGGCGGGACCCGCGCTGGGGCTGGATTTCGCCCGGGTCGTGGAAGTGAATGAGAGCCGCGCCGGCAACGCGGAGACGCGCAAGCGCGAAGAGGCCGCCCAGCTTGAAAAAGCGCTCGCGGACGGCAGCCTGCTCGTGCTGCTCGACGAACGGGGAAAGGCGATCGATTCGGAGGCCTTCGCTTCGCTCATCGGCTCATTCCGGGACAGCGGAAAGCGCGACCTGATGATCGCGATCGGCGGCGCCGATGGCCTGGACCCGGCGCTGCACGCGCGCGCTGACGCGATTCTCTGTCTTGGCAAGATGACCTGGCCGCACCAACTCGTGCGCATCCTGATAGCCGAACAGCTTTACCGTGCCGTGACGATCCTTTCAGGCCATCCCTATCACCGCGCTTGATGAAACGCGGGCCTATTCACGGGCGCGATAACACGATTATGTGTTGGTTGGCTTGGCCAAATCAGATTAGGGTTTCTTACCTATTTTTTTGAGAGACACATCGGGCCGGATGACGCGCCGAGAAAAAAGTGCCGATTTGAGATGGGCGGCGCGTCGGATCGGACGCGGTGCCGCGGCATTGGCCGTTCTCCTCGGCGTAATCGCGTCGGCTGCTGCCCAGGATGGAACCGTCGCGGCTCCCGCCGGCGCGCCGTCGAGCGAACAGGGACCGCCAGACCCCGCCGCCGATCTGGCGCTGCGGCGCGACAGCACGCGCAGCGAGCTCGACGCGCTTTCCAAGACCATTACCCTGTCGCGCGAGCGCTCCGAAGCGCTTGAGCAGACGATCGCCGAGATCGACAAGAGCAATGAGGGGCTCCGCGCTGCGATCGTCGACTCGGCAAGCAAACGGCGTGGGCTCGAGCAGCAGATTGCCGACGGCGAGAAGAAGCTCAACGACCTGCGCGTCAAAGAGGACGTGGTGCGGCGGTCGCTCCGTGCCCGACGTGGCATACTTGCCGAAGTGCTTGCCGCGCTGCAGCGCATGGGCCGAAATCCGCCGCCGGCCATCCTCGTTACGCCGGAGGACGCACTAGCCTCCGTTCGCAGTGCAATCCTCCTTGGCGCCGTCGTGCCGGAGATGCGCGAGCAGACCGACAGTCTCGTCGCCGATCTGAAAGCGCTCGCGAACATTCGCAGCGGCATCGGAAAACAGCGCGAGGAATTGACGGCGGCGATGACGGCCAACCTCGAGGAAGAGCGTCGCATGTCGATGCTGGTCACCGAGAAGGAAAAGCTGCGGCAGCAGAATGCGAACGAACTTGCGGTCGAGCAGCGCAAGGCCCGTGAACTGGCCTCGCAGGCAACCAACCTCGAAGGATTGATTTCGTCGCTCGAGACCGAGATCTCCTCGGTGCGGGACGCCGCTGCGGCCGCTCGCGCGCAAGAAGAGGAGCGCCGGCGGATGAGCGAGGCCGAGCGCGAAGAGGCCCGCGAGATCGCCCGCAACGCGGTGCCCGACAAAAACCGCATTGCGCCCGCATACGTATTTTCGGAGTTGCGGGAGAGGCTTGCCTATCCCGTCGCGGGGTCAATCCTGCGGCAGTTTGGCGATGCAGACGGCACCGGGCACTCGCTGCAGGGCATCATGCTGGAAACCAATGCAGGCGCGCTGGTGACAACGCCGGCGGATGGGTGGATCGTCTACGCGGGAAATTTCCGCAGCTACGGGCAGATGATCATTCTCAATCCCGGCGATGGGTACCATATCGTTCTGTCGGGAATGGAAAATGTCAGTGTCCGGCCGGGACAGTTCGTCGTGGCTGGGGAGCCCTTGGCGACGATGGGTGCAAAAAGAGTGGCGAGTGCGGCGGCCTTGGCGCTGGAAACTGACAGGCCGACGCTTTACATTGAATTCCGAAAAGACGGAAAACCGGTCGATTCCCGACCGTGGTGGTCCGCAGCAGAGGTTGGAAAGGCGCGAAATGATACGTAGAGCTTCACTTGTTCTGGTCGGGGCGCTGATGGGTGCGACGGCGATGGGCGTCGTCTATTCGGCTACCATTCCGGCCGTGGCAGCCAATTCGTCGACGTACCGCGAACTGGCGATTTTCGGCGACGTTTTCGAGCGCGTGCGGGCGCAGTATGTGACGCCCCCGCAGGATGACAAACTGATCGAGAATGCCATCAACGGCATGCTCTCCTCTCTCGACCCGCATTCGAGCTACATGAACTCGACGGACGCCGAGGATATGCGCACACAGACGCGCGGCGAATTCGGCGGCCTCGGCATCGAAGTGACGATGGAAGACGATCTCGTCAAGGTGACGAGCCCGATCGACGACACGCCCGCTGCGCGCGCCGGCGTGCTTGCCGGCGACTTCATCTCCAAGATTGACGGCCAGGACGTTCGCGGCCTGAAGCTCGAGGAAGCTGTCGACAAGATGCGCGGCGCCGTCGGCACGCCGATCAAGCTCACCATTCTGCGCAAGGGCGCGGAAAAGCCGATCGAGCTGACGATCGTGCGCGACGTGATCGCCGTGCGTGCCGTGAAATACCGCACCGAAGGCGACGTCGGCTATCTGCGCGTCATCTCCTTCACCGAGAAGACCTTCGACGACCTGAAGAAGGGTATCGAGAAGGTCAAGGCGGACGTTCCGGCGGACAAGCTGAAAGGCTACGTGCTTGACCTGCGCCTCAATCCGGGCGGTCTGCTCGACCAGGCGATCAATGTTTCGGACGCCTTCCTCGAGCGCGGCGAGGTCGTTTCGACCCGCGGCCGCAACCCGGACGAGACCCGCCGCTTCAATGCGACGCCGGGCGATCTCACCGACGGTAAGCCGGTCATCGTGCTCGTCAACGGCGGCTCGGCGTCGGCATCGGAAATCGTCGCCGGGGCGCTGCAGGATCTGAAGCGCGCCACGGTGCTTGGTACGCGGTCCTTCGGCAAGGGCTCGGTCCAGACGATCATTCCGCTGGGCGACGCCGGCGCGCTGCGCCTGACGACGGCGCTCTACTACACGCCCTCCGGCAAATCGATCCAGGGCACAGGCATCTCGCCGGACATCAAGGTCGAGCAGCCGCTGCCGCCGGAGCTTCTGGGCAAGGTGGAAGCGCAGGGCGAATCCGACTTGCGCGGCCACATCAAGGGCCAGAGCGAGGACGATGAGGGTTCCGGCTCCGTGGCTTACGTGCCGCCGGAAGCCAAGGATGATATCCAGCTCAACTATGCGCTCGATCTCCTGCGTGGCAAGAAGACGGATCCAACCTTCCCGGCCAATCCGGAGCAGGCCGAGCTCAAGAAGTAAGCCAGCAGAATCGAGAAATTCGTCAACATGGGCGCCGGGCTGTTCAACCCGGCGCCTTTATATTATGCAACGGTAATGGCCCGCGAGAATCTGATGATTCTTCGTGAGCGGCAGTCCATCACCGGTAATTTCCTTCAGGTCGACCGAGGCTCCGTTTGGGAACCGATCTCCATGCCCCACTTGGCCAGAACCGGAAGGTGAGGCCCGCGCGTCGGCGCGACTTCCGCAGATCCCTCGGCTATGCGCTGATCAGCCTCTGTGCAGCCACCGTCGTCAGCCTTTCCGCCTGGAGCGCCTTATCGCCCGATGGACTTACCCATGCGCCCGAGCCTCCGGAACTTGCCTCAAAAGAGGCCGCATCGGCTGGAGAGACATCGGCAACTGCCGGAAAGGCTGATGCCGCCGGAAGGCGGAAAAGTCCTCTTCGCCCGGACGGCGCACTTTCCGGCGCCCATGTCGAAGAGATGCTGACCAACGACGGGGCGGCGGTGACGAAATACACGCCGCGATCACGCGAAAGCGACGGCCCGGCATTCATCAAAGTCGGAGCCGTCCGCGGCCAGGATCCGCGCATGGCGGCGCTGCCGAACGACGACCTTTTGGAGGACAGCCCGCTGGGCCGACTGCCGATCGCCGGTCCGGATGGGCTTAGGCCGATGGATCAGTATGCGCGGCCGTGGTCGGGCGCGCGAGGCACCCGCATTGCGCTGGTCTTGGGCGGGCTCGGCCTCAGCCAGACCGGAACGCAGCGGGCGATCCGCGACCTCCCACCGGAGGTGACGCTTGCCTTTGCCGCCGCCGGCAACAGCCTGCAGCGCTGGATGCAGGACGCGCGACGCGACGGCCATGAGATCCTGCTGCAGATTCCGATGGAGCCGTTCGACTATCCGGACAATGATCCTGGCCCGCACGCGCTCCGCGTTTCATTGAGCGCCACGAAGAACCTCGCCGAACTGCACCGGAGCATGGGTCAGATCACCAACTATACCGGCATCATGAACTATCTCGGCGGACGCTTCCTCTCCGACGCCGATGCGCTGGAGCCGGTGATGCGCGACCTCGGCAAGCGCGGATTGCTCTTTCTCGACGACGGCACATCGGCGCAATCTCTCTCGGGCACTTTGGCCGGCGCCTTCGACGTTCCGCATGGCTTTGCCGATGTCATCGTCGACAGCGAGCTCAGCCGCGGCGCGATCCTGCGCAAGCTCGACGAACTGGAGCGCGTCGCAAGGCGCAACGGCACGGCGATCGGTGTCGCCTCCGCCTTCGAGGAAAGCGTGGCGGCAATCTCCGAATGGATGCAGGAGGCCGGCGGGCGCGGCATCGAATTCGTCGGCGTTTCGGCGCTCGTCAAGGATCCGCAACAAAAGTGAGATAAGCGGGGCGAAACAGGGCGCGATCTCCAAACGGGCCGCCGTATCGCTACGACATTGCATCGGGTCATGCGGGTTGGCAACGCCTACAGCGCCGCGCGTCTTATCAGACGCGCCAAGGACGCTGTAGCACTTTGAATCGCTGCATGTTTTGTCCTTAAGTCGACTACGATTTAAGGAAACATGCAGCGGGGACGACAGAAGGGAAATCAGTATGAGCAAGGACAAAAGCAAGGTCGTGAAGGCGGAAGACCTGCCCTACCGGCCCTGCGTCGGCGTCATGGTCCTGAACCGAGAAGGCCTTGTCTGGGCCGGGCATCGGATCGCCGTCGGCAATTCGGAATATGATGGCTCGCCGCAACAGTGGCAGATGCCCCAGGGCGGGATCGACAAGGGTGAGGATCCGCTCAAGGCCGCTTACCGGGAACTCTACGAGGAGACCGGCATTCGCTCGGTTTCACTGCTCGCCGAAGCGCCGAACTGGATCAACTACGATCTGCCACCGCAGTTGATAGGAATCGGCCTCAAAGGCAAATACCGCGGGCAGACACAGCGCTGGTACGCCTTCCGCTTCGAAGGCGAGGAAAGCGAAATCGCCATCAACCCACCGCCCGGCGGCCACGATCCGGAATTCGATGCGTGGGAGTGGAAGCCGATGCACGAATTGCCGCATCTGATCGTGCCCTTCAAGCGCAAGGTCTATGAAGAGGTCGTTGCGACCTTTTCCCGTCTGGTGCGCTAATGCATGTCGCCCAAAAATGTGCAGCGGTTTTGGGACAACGACATGCATGAAAGCAATGACCTACAGCGCCGCGCGTCTTTTCAGACGCGCAAAGGACGCTGTAGCACTTTGAATTGCTGCATGTCTTTGTCCTTTAATCGGCTACGATTAAAGGCGACATGCAGTAGCGCATCGGCCCGAAAATCGGAATCGATTTTCGGAAAGCACGATGCGTAGATTCAAAGACTTACAGCGTCCTTTGTGCGTCCTGATGGACGCACGGCGCTGTAAAGTAAAGCGCGTCGCATGAGGCCGTTTGAACGCGACGCGCTTTAAAAGGTTCTCCGCCCGCATCTGCCCCTGCCGCCACGTTCTCCCGCAAGCGGGGAAGGGCGATGCCACCCCCCTGCTCACGTCACCCGCAGCATCGCGCGCGCCTCATCGGGCGCGCACAAAAAGCCGTCGCACCTCGAATTGCCGCACCGCCGGCGTCCCCCTCGCCCGCGGGGGTTAGGTGAGGAGCCAGGTTGCCCCCGATATTTGATTGACGAGCGAAGAGAAAGCGCCGCGTTTGGTTGCGCGGCGCGGGCAATTCGCTACAGCGCCGTGCGTCTTTTCAGACGCACAAGGACGCTGTAGCTTTTGAATTGCTGCATGTTTTGTCCTTAAACCGGTTACGGTTCAGGGAAACATGCAGTGGGCTGCGCTATTCGGCTTCGTCGGCCGAGGCAGCGTTGAGCTGACCGTACTTCTGCTCGCCGATCTTCTCGAGAAGATCGATCTGCGTCTCGAGGAAGTCGATATGGCCCTCTTCGTCGGCGAGCAGTTCCTCGAAGAGCTTCATGGAGACATAGTCTCCGGCGTCATGACAGATGTCGCGGGATTTCTTGTAGGCCGTGCGGGCGTCGTATTCACCGGCAAGGTCGGCCTTGAGCACTTCCTTGACGTTCTGCCCGATCCGCAGCGGCGCGACCGTCTGCAGGTTGGGATGGCCTTCGAGGAAGATGATGCGTG
Coding sequences within:
- the rlmH gene encoding 23S rRNA (pseudouridine(1915)-N(3))-methyltransferase RlmH — translated: MRIGLFAVGRLKAGPEKDLASRYLDRFAKAGPALGLDFARVVEVNESRAGNAETRKREEAAQLEKALADGSLLVLLDERGKAIDSEAFASLIGSFRDSGKRDLMIAIGGADGLDPALHARADAILCLGKMTWPHQLVRILIAEQLYRAVTILSGHPYHRA
- a CDS encoding murein hydrolase activator EnvC family protein, translated to MTRREKSADLRWAARRIGRGAAALAVLLGVIASAAAQDGTVAAPAGAPSSEQGPPDPAADLALRRDSTRSELDALSKTITLSRERSEALEQTIAEIDKSNEGLRAAIVDSASKRRGLEQQIADGEKKLNDLRVKEDVVRRSLRARRGILAEVLAALQRMGRNPPPAILVTPEDALASVRSAILLGAVVPEMREQTDSLVADLKALANIRSGIGKQREELTAAMTANLEEERRMSMLVTEKEKLRQQNANELAVEQRKARELASQATNLEGLISSLETEISSVRDAAAAARAQEEERRRMSEAEREEAREIARNAVPDKNRIAPAYVFSELRERLAYPVAGSILRQFGDADGTGHSLQGIMLETNAGALVTTPADGWIVYAGNFRSYGQMIILNPGDGYHIVLSGMENVSVRPGQFVVAGEPLATMGAKRVASAAALALETDRPTLYIEFRKDGKPVDSRPWWSAAEVGKARNDT
- a CDS encoding S41 family peptidase, with protein sequence MIRRASLVLVGALMGATAMGVVYSATIPAVAANSSTYRELAIFGDVFERVRAQYVTPPQDDKLIENAINGMLSSLDPHSSYMNSTDAEDMRTQTRGEFGGLGIEVTMEDDLVKVTSPIDDTPAARAGVLAGDFISKIDGQDVRGLKLEEAVDKMRGAVGTPIKLTILRKGAEKPIELTIVRDVIAVRAVKYRTEGDVGYLRVISFTEKTFDDLKKGIEKVKADVPADKLKGYVLDLRLNPGGLLDQAINVSDAFLERGEVVSTRGRNPDETRRFNATPGDLTDGKPVIVLVNGGSASASEIVAGALQDLKRATVLGTRSFGKGSVQTIIPLGDAGALRLTTALYYTPSGKSIQGTGISPDIKVEQPLPPELLGKVEAQGESDLRGHIKGQSEDDEGSGSVAYVPPEAKDDIQLNYALDLLRGKKTDPTFPANPEQAELKK
- a CDS encoding divergent polysaccharide deacetylase family protein; translation: MGTDLHAPLGQNRKVRPARRRDFRRSLGYALISLCAATVVSLSAWSALSPDGLTHAPEPPELASKEAASAGETSATAGKADAAGRRKSPLRPDGALSGAHVEEMLTNDGAAVTKYTPRSRESDGPAFIKVGAVRGQDPRMAALPNDDLLEDSPLGRLPIAGPDGLRPMDQYARPWSGARGTRIALVLGGLGLSQTGTQRAIRDLPPEVTLAFAAAGNSLQRWMQDARRDGHEILLQIPMEPFDYPDNDPGPHALRVSLSATKNLAELHRSMGQITNYTGIMNYLGGRFLSDADALEPVMRDLGKRGLLFLDDGTSAQSLSGTLAGAFDVPHGFADVIVDSELSRGAILRKLDELERVARRNGTAIGVASAFEESVAAISEWMQEAGGRGIEFVGVSALVKDPQQK
- a CDS encoding RNA pyrophosphohydrolase; amino-acid sequence: MSKDKSKVVKAEDLPYRPCVGVMVLNREGLVWAGHRIAVGNSEYDGSPQQWQMPQGGIDKGEDPLKAAYRELYEETGIRSVSLLAEAPNWINYDLPPQLIGIGLKGKYRGQTQRWYAFRFEGEESEIAINPPPGGHDPEFDAWEWKPMHELPHLIVPFKRKVYEEVVATFSRLVR
- the bfr gene encoding bacterioferritin, yielding MKGDKKVIEQLNEALYLELGAVNQYWLHYRLLEDWGYTLLAKKERAESIEEMHHADKLIARIIFLEGHPNLQTVAPLRIGQNVKEVLKADLAGEYDARTAYKKSRDICHDAGDYVSMKLFEELLADEEGHIDFLETQIDLLEKIGEQKYGQLNAASADEAE